From Candidatus Cloacimonadota bacterium:
GTGGCGCTGTAGAGCGGGCTGGGGATCCAGTTTTCTCTAAAGGCCCTGGCTTTCAGCGTGACTGTCTGATTCAAACCCAGATTGATCGGGCCGTTGTAAATCTCAGATGTAGTGGTGGGATCGCTGCCGTCGGTGGTGTAGCGGATGGTGGCGTCAGCGGGTATGGGATTGTTGATCGAGACGGTCTGCGGAGTGGTGTAAACTCCGGCGCTAAGGCTGAAGATGGGAGGCGTGATGATAACCTGGCCTGTGACCGTATAGGTTTCCTGAGTGGTGGCGCTCGGTTGCCAGCCAGCTTTGTAAGCTTTGGCCTTGATGGTTACCGTGCTGTTCAACTGCACCACAATCGCCGTTGTGTAAACAGCCGAGCCTTCATTCGGTTCGCTGCCATTGGTGGTATAATGAATGGTCGCTCCTGCTGTTGAGGTAGTTAGGACCACCGGTGTGGCCTGGGTGTAGATGCCACCGCCGGGAGCGAAGCTCACATCTGCCACAGTGCCGGTGACAGTGTAACTCGCAGAGACCACAGGGCTGGAGTTCCAGCCGTCTCGGTAGGCAATGGCCTGAATGAAGAGGTTGGTGTCAGAGGAAATGTGGATCGGGCTCTGATAAACTGTCCCGTGAGTGGGGGAAGGCAGCGTGCCGTCTGTTGTATAGCGGATCTGAGCGTTCTCTGTGGTCGTGGATATGCTCAGGTTAATAGGCTGGTAATAGGTTCCGGAGGGATGGGAGAACATCGGCGCCGCCACTTCCGGAATGATGATATTGATCACATAGCTGGCATTGGAGATCAGCGAAGTGTTCATACCCGTTTTAAAGGCGATGGCCTTGATCGTGGTGGTCTGGGAAATGTTCACTGGGCCCATATAGAGGTTGCCCACAGTTTCTGAGGGCTCAGTGCCGTCCAAGGTATAGCGGATGCTGGCCTCTGGGGTTTGGGTGCTAATCGCTACCTGCACCGGTTCGTTGTAAATACCGGCGGGAGGGCTGAAAACGGGGGTTTCGACCGTCTCGATCGGGATTACGATCACATACTGGACGGTGGCGATCGGCGATGGGTCATAACCGTCCTTGAAGCCACGGGCTTTGATGGTCACGTTGTTTGAAACGGTGAAGCTACCGGTGTAATGGGTTCCGTTATCCAGGGAGGGGTCGGTGCCGTTAGTGGTGTAAACCAAAGTCGCCTCAGGTGTGGCGGTTGTGATAGTCACCGTCTGGGCGGTGTTGTAAACTCCACTTGGGGGCTGGATCACAGGCGTAGCCACATCAGGCAGCGGGAGGTTGATATCGAAGGTCGCGCTAGTGATGGCGGAAGAATACCAGTTGGTTTTGGTTGCCATAGTTTTGAGCACCAGGTCGTGATCCACCAGGATAGGGATCAAGGGGTCGTAAACCGGACTGCTTCCCGGCACAGGATTGGTGCCGTCCAGAGTGTAGTGGATCTGCGCGTCAGGAGTGACGGTACTCAGTGTCACGTTTTGACTTGAAGTGAAGGTTCCGCCGTTGGGAACTATGCTCACCGGGCTTACGAAGAAATTGTACTCTGCACTGCTTACATTGGAGGGGAGCCAGTTCGCGCGGTAGGCCCGGGCTTTCAGGACCGTGTTTTGCTGGATTTGGAGGGGACTGCCGTAAACCAGTCCGTTCGTTTCGCTGGGTTCGGTGCCGTCGGTGGTGTAATAGATGGTGGAACCGGCAGGCAGGGTGGTGATGCTCACACTGAAGGGAGCGCTGAAATCACCGGATGCCACAGAGAACATGGGGTCTGAGACTGGCCCGTTAATCACATAGCTTTGGGAAACGATGTTTGAATTTATCCAGTTACTGCGGTAGGCGATTGCTTTGATAGTGGCGCTGGAAGTCAGCTCAAATTGTCCCACATACAAGTCACCGTATTCCGGAGTGGGGTTTGTGCCGTCCAAGGTGTAGCGGATGCTTGCTCCTGCTGTGCCCACGCTCATCGAGATCGTTTGCGCTGAGGCGAAGCTGCCGCCGGGAGGCGTGATCACAGGATTGCTCACCACGAAAAAGTACTCAGCTGTAGCCACGGCTGAATCCAGCCAATTTTCCCTGTAGGCGTAGGCTTTCACCACCGTGTGACCTTGGATCGGGAATGGCGCACTGTAGGTGAAACCGTTGTCCAATGTGGGTTCGCTGCCATCCAGTGTGTAACGGATGGTAGCCGCGGCCGGGATCACGCTGATGCTCACGGTTTGAGGCGTATTGTAATATCCGGCAGCCGGGTTGATGATGGGCAGGCCAACTGGGCCGTTGATCACATAGGAAGCTGTGGAGACTGCTGAGGGTTCCCAGCCTTCCAGCCAGGCGAAAGCGCGGATGATGGTATTGGCTGAAACGTTTATCGGGTTTTCATAAACCGTCCCGTTGCCCAGGGAAGGCGTGGTGCCGTCGAGGGTGTAGATGATCTGCGCGGTTGCCGGAACTGCTGTCAGGGATACGGCTTGAGCTGAAGCATACTGGCCGGAGGGCGGATCAAAAACCGGCGCGCTCACCGTTCCGGTGATGTAGTACTGCGCGTTCGTGATCTCGCTGGGATTCCAGCCGCTTTTATAGGCCTTGGCCCGCAGCAACATATCCTGCGCCACGTGCACTGGATTACCGGTCACATAAGCGGTTCCGTTGCTCAGGCTGGGCTCCGAGCCGTCGGTTGTGTAATAGATGGTGGCGTCTGGCGGATTGACTGAAATGTAAACATCCACAGGGCTGGTATAGGTTCCGGCGCCAGGCGTGAACACTGGGTTGGCGATGTTGCCGATGATAGTGTAGATGGCCCCATAGATTTCCGAGGGCCTCCAATCATCGCGGAAAGCCCTGGCCTTGAGTGTGGCGCTGCTGTTGATCAGGATCGGCCCTTCATAAGTGGTTCCGTTTTCCAAGCTGGGTTCACCGCCATCCAGGGTGTACCTGATCACGGCATCCGCGGGATAGGAAGTGATGGCGACAGTAGTGGAAACGGAATAGGTACCGCCATCGGGTGTGAAAGCCGGCGTGGTCACGGTTCCGGTAACCTGATAAGCTCGCTGGGTAACAGCGCTGTTGATCCAGCCAGCCTGTACGGCGATGGCCTTGATATTGTAACTGGTTTGAAGCCCTATGGGGATTCCTGTGCCTGGATTGTACAAGGTGGAAAACTCAGTGGGGTTCGAGCCGTCGGTTGTATAATGTATGGAAGCGGCTGGCGCGCCGGGAACGCTGAGATGCACAACGATCGGATCCCAGTACAGGCCTTCAGCGAGGTCAAATTCGGGAGCGGGCAGGATGCCGATGCCGCAGGTTCCTTCCGTGATTGTGCTGGGGTCCCAGAATTCTTTGAAAGCGCGGGCCCACACCTGGTGCAGTCCGTTGCCCAAATCGACCGGGCCTTCATAGAGGAAGGACCCTGTGGCATTTGGAGCCGGTTCGCTGCCGTCCAGGCTGTAATAGATCGCCGCGTCGGGCGTGCTGGAGCTCATGTTTAGCTGGATCGCAGAGGAAAAGCTTCCCGGCAGGGGATCGAAAACAGGAGCGGCAACGGTGCCTGTGATAGTGAACAAACCGGTTTGGATGTCGCTGGGATAGAGGCCTGGATATTGGGCCAGCGCCTTGATGGTGGTGGTTTCCTCGATCAGGATGGGTCCGGAGTAAATCTGCGAGGTAGCGGGGTCAGGATCGCTGCCGTCAAGCGTGTAGTAAACAGCCGCGCCGGAGGGCAGGGTGGAAGAGCTGATGCTCACGGAAACCGGCGTGGTGCTGTATCCCGGTGCGGGATCGAACACCGTGCCGTTGGCATAGTCAAGTAAAACCGTTTTGGCGCGCACATCGTAGTAATAGCTGTAAGTATCGCTGGCCTGCCAGTCATCGAGGTAGGCCTTGAAGGTGATCCAAGTGGGGTTTGTGAGTTGGATCTGCTGTCCGCTTGTATAGACTTGCGCGCTGGGGTTGCCCGGGCCGGGCAGGCTGTTGTCAAGAGTGTAATAAACTGTCGCGCTGGCCGGGGTAACGCTCAGTCCGCCAATCTCAACTGCCAGATACTGGCCCTGGTCGATGAGATAAAACTCCCCTTCCGGAAGCGGCGGAGGCGTCATGGTGTGGCTATCAATCTGCACCGTGCCTGTCACGATATAGGTTTGTGAAGCCACCGTGCTGTTCATCCAGCCTTCCCTTGTGGCCAAAGCTTTGATGGTGACGGTTGTTTCCGCTCCAACCTGGATCGGCAGTTCGTATTCCAGGGTGCCCGGCATTCCGGGGCTGGGATCGTTGCCGTTAAGCGTGTAGTAGATCACGGCAGCCGGGTTGGCGTTGCTCAGAGTAACTTCCACCGGAGCATAGAAAAGCCCGCCCAGTGGCATGAATCCCGGCTCGGGAAGGGTTCCGGTGATCCGGTAGCTTTCACTCTCTATCTGTGAAGGCGGAAAACCCGGATAAGTGAAGAAAGCCTTGATGGCCACTTCGTTTTCCGCGTTCGGAAGGGCGTCAACCGCGATTGGAGCAGTATATACCTCAGATGTTTCCGTTGGATCGTTGCCATCCGTTGTGAAATAGATCACGGCCCCTTCAAAACCTGCCGGGGGAGCGAGCGTAACGCTGATCCCGCTGGTGTAGGTGCCGCCCGGGGGATTGAACAACGGCCCGTTTGGGCGCACGATCACGCTCCAGACAACGCTGTCTGTGGCTTGGCCGTCAGAAACCTCACAGCTAATGCTCTGTGTGCCAGGGATGTTAAACTGCCAGTCCAGACTGGATGTGGTGGAAACCACATCGGAGAAAGGCACGCCGTTGTGGATGCCGCTGTGGGTCCAGGTGTAGGTCAGTTCGTCGTTTTCAACGTCTGACGCGGTCACGGAAAAGGCCAGCAAAGCGCCCTGGTCGATATTCTGGGTAAGTTCTACAGGTTGCCAGGAGTCTATCTCCGGCGGGTCGTTTACCCCCAACACGTTGATATATATGGTCTGGCTGCTGTAGGCGTTCGAAAGCCTGTCCACGGCTGTGATTTCGTAGGTCGCCATGCCGTTGTAGTCCAGATGGGGCGTGAAAGTGACCAAAGAACCCGTGCCGGGCGGTTCCTGGGTCACGGTTATGGGAAAATCGGCAAACAGAACGCTGAGGTCAAAGTTGGTGGGATCGGCCGAGTCGATGCAGCTCACATAGTCCTGAAACTCTATCTGCAACACCGTTTCTTCGTTGGTCACGAAGATGTTGCCATCCGGCAAACCGCTCCAGACGGGAGGATCAGGAACTGGTGTAACGTTTACGCGGATCACCGCCATCACTTCTGTGCTGCTGATCGGGTCGGTTGCCACCAAAACCAGGGATTCCGAACCATACCAGTTGGCTGTTATAGGAACAAACTGCAGCTTGAGCGGATTGCCCGGGTCCGGCTGGGTTATCGTGAAGCGAGTGGAAGGGTATAAAAATGAAAGCGTCAGGGCTATGCTTTCCGGATTATCTATGTGCCTGGTGAAATCTTTGGTCCAGGCCACATCCTCCAAAAACAAACCTGTGTCCGGATCGTCGATGTCAATGGCGTCCGGAAGGTTATATGGCGACGAGTCGAAATTGAAAGAAAAGCTCCTCGTCTGGGAATTGTTTCTGGCAATAAGCTCCAGAATCTCCGGTGAAAGCTCCGGGGTTCCCTGGTCAACCGGAATCCCGGTCTGCGCGAAGAGAGCGATTGCGCTCAACATCACGGCCAAAACCAACAAAAATCTATTCATTCTCTATCTCCTTCCAAGAATTGCGCTTGGCTGTGTTTTGACAAAGTATGCGCTCCGTTGCGCCGGGCGAAACACCAGAGTGTTGGGTCCTGAAAACAAACGGTGCGAATACGGACTTTTATTCATAATGTCATTTTATCGCCCCTTTTAATGCTGTCAATAAATTTTTCTTCCGCCCCGCTTCCTCTTGTAGAAATAATTCCAGCCTCATCCGCCGATGGATTCTGCCGTCCCTTGGTCTGCAAAGCTGGATATCGGCAACAAATCCGATAGTTTCCTGCTCATTTCAATCAGGATGGATAAAGCCTTCCTGACCGCTATCAGATTGGATTTTCGCCGCTACTTGCTTCGTAAAAGAGCCAGATATGTTTTCCAACCGCCATGTCCTGTCTGCCGCACCCTTAGCCCTCTTGCCCATCCCCCTCCCCCGCCTCCCGCCAAATCCTCGCACTAAATGCGGGCATCGTGCGGGAGGCACATCCGGAATTTGTGAAAGGGCCTTAACGGCCAGACAGCTTCGCTGCGCTCTTCAGCGGGATTTCCGGCCAGTGATTTTCAGAAACCAAACGATTTTGATTGACAGCCTGGCTCTGTCCGTCCCACTGGCCCGATGAAAAGATTCACATATCAGGACAAGGGAAGCTATTTCGCCATTGTAGCGGGAAGTTTGGAACGCCACGCGGCTGCGGAATTGGGCGAACTGGGGGCCGACGTGAGCCGGGATGTGCCCCGAGGGCTATATTTCTGTTGTGATCAGGAAACCCTTTACCGCGTGCTGTACACTTCCAGGCTGGTTCAGAGGGTGCTGGCGCCGCTGACATCCTTTGCCTGTCCCGACGAAAAGCTGCTTTACCGCAAAGCGCGGGACCTGATTGATTGGGCCGCTCTGTTCCCTGTGGACACCAGTTTTGGGATCCAGGCCAACGTGAGTTCCAGCAAGATCAGGCACTCGCTCTACGCGGGGCAAGTGCTCAAAGACGCCATCTGCGACAGCTTCAGAGATAAAACAGGGCGGCGGCCGGATTTCAGCACCAGGCTGGCTCCGGTGAATTTTAACCTCCACATTCACGCAGACCGGGCCGCCATTTCGCTTGACCTCACCGGCGTGAGCATGCACAAACGCGGCTACCGCAAAGCCGCCGGGGCTGCGCCATTGCAGGAAACCCTGGCCGCGGCGATGGTCAGATTGTCAGGCTGGGATGGTGGCAGAAAATTGCTGGACCCCATGTGCGGCAGCGGGACCATCCTGGCTGAGGCTTTGATGAGCTTTTGCAGGATTCCGGCGGCGTTTCTCAGGCGTGACAGCGGATACCAGTTTTTGCCGGACCACCATCCGGAATTGATGAAGAAGGTCAAAAATGAAGCT
This genomic window contains:
- a CDS encoding class I SAM-dependent RNA methyltransferase, with protein sequence MKRFTYQDKGSYFAIVAGSLERHAAAELGELGADVSRDVPRGLYFCCDQETLYRVLYTSRLVQRVLAPLTSFACPDEKLLYRKARDLIDWAALFPVDTSFGIQANVSSSKIRHSLYAGQVLKDAICDSFRDKTGRRPDFSTRLAPVNFNLHIHADRAAISLDLTGVSMHKRGYRKAAGAAPLQETLAAAMVRLSGWDGGRKLLDPMCGSGTILAEALMSFCRIPAAFLRRDSGYQFLPDHHPELMKKVKNEADSEIRPLPEGLLKGSDMNARNIQTAKENLALLPGGDKVELRTSRFQDLERESGRCVISNPPYGVRLEDRSRAEQLYNDLGDFLKQKCPDSESYLLCGDSRLVPQLRLRAHWRKNLKNADLEVVLAKILVR
- a CDS encoding T9SS type A sorting domain-containing protein; its protein translation is MNRFLLVLAVMLSAIALFAQTGIPVDQGTPELSPEILELIARNNSQTRSFSFNFDSSPYNLPDAIDIDDPDTGLFLEDVAWTKDFTRHIDNPESIALTLSFLYPSTRFTITQPDPGNPLKLQFVPITANWYGSESLVLVATDPISSTEVMAVIRVNVTPVPDPPVWSGLPDGNIFVTNEETVLQIEFQDYVSCIDSADPTNFDLSVLFADFPITVTQEPPGTGSLVTFTPHLDYNGMATYEITAVDRLSNAYSSQTIYINVLGVNDPPEIDSWQPVELTQNIDQGALLAFSVTASDVENDELTYTWTHSGIHNGVPFSDVVSTTSSLDWQFNIPGTQSISCEVSDGQATDSVVWSVIVRPNGPLFNPPGGTYTSGISVTLAPPAGFEGAVIYFTTDGNDPTETSEVYTAPIAVDALPNAENEVAIKAFFTYPGFPPSQIESESYRITGTLPEPGFMPLGGLFYAPVEVTLSNANPAAVIYYTLNGNDPSPGMPGTLEYELPIQVGAETTVTIKALATREGWMNSTVASQTYIVTGTVQIDSHTMTPPPLPEGEFYLIDQGQYLAVEIGGLSVTPASATVYYTLDNSLPGPGNPSAQVYTSGQQIQLTNPTWITFKAYLDDWQASDTYSYYYDVRAKTVLLDYANGTVFDPAPGYSTTPVSVSISSSTLPSGAAVYYTLDGSDPDPATSQIYSGPILIEETTTIKALAQYPGLYPSDIQTGLFTITGTVAAPVFDPLPGSFSSAIQLNMSSSTPDAAIYYSLDGSEPAPNATGSFLYEGPVDLGNGLHQVWARAFKEFWDPSTITEGTCGIGILPAPEFDLAEGLYWDPIVVHLSVPGAPAASIHYTTDGSNPTEFSTLYNPGTGIPIGLQTSYNIKAIAVQAGWINSAVTQRAYQVTGTVTTPAFTPDGGTYSVSTTVAITSYPADAVIRYTLDGGEPSLENGTTYEGPILINSSATLKARAFRDDWRPSEIYGAIYTIIGNIANPVFTPGAGTYTSPVDVYISVNPPDATIYYTTDGSEPSLSNGTAYVTGNPVHVAQDMLLRAKAYKSGWNPSEITNAQYYITGTVSAPVFDPPSGQYASAQAVSLTAVPATAQIIYTLDGTTPSLGNGTVYENPINVSANTIIRAFAWLEGWEPSAVSTASYVINGPVGLPIINPAAGYYNTPQTVSISVIPAAATIRYTLDGSEPTLDNGFTYSAPFPIQGHTVVKAYAYRENWLDSAVATAEYFFVVSNPVITPPGGSFASAQTISMSVGTAGASIRYTLDGTNPTPEYGDLYVGQFELTSSATIKAIAYRSNWINSNIVSQSYVINGPVSDPMFSVASGDFSAPFSVSITTLPAGSTIYYTTDGTEPSETNGLVYGSPLQIQQNTVLKARAYRANWLPSNVSSAEYNFFVSPVSIVPNGGTFTSSQNVTLSTVTPDAQIHYTLDGTNPVPGSSPVYDPLIPILVDHDLVLKTMATKTNWYSSAITSATFDINLPLPDVATPVIQPPSGVYNTAQTVTITTATPEATLVYTTNGTDPSLDNGTHYTGSFTVSNNVTIKARGFKDGYDPSPIATVQYVIVIPIETVETPVFSPPAGIYNEPVQVAISTQTPEASIRYTLDGTEPSETVGNLYMGPVNISQTTTIKAIAFKTGMNTSLISNASYVINIIIPEVAAPMFSHPSGTYYQPINLSISTTTENAQIRYTTDGTLPSPTHGTVYQSPIHISSDTNLFIQAIAYRDGWNSSPVVSASYTVTGTVADVSFAPGGGIYTQATPVVLTTSTAGATIHYTTNGSEPNEGSAVYTTAIVVQLNSTVTIKAKAYKAGWQPSATTQETYTVTGQVIITPPIFSLSAGVYTTPQTVSINNPIPADATIRYTTDGSDPTTTSEIYNGPINLGLNQTVTLKARAFRENWIPSPLYSATYVMTGQVTLPAALFTPPAGTYQTAQTVTINPPLLPTDATLRYTLDGSEPSQFSPAYITPIQLGLNSTTTIKVKGFRDNWIPSAPATATYVITGQATFQTPVFSPAPGVYTTAQQITVNGTVPSDAVIRYTIDGNDPTELSPQYTAPINLSLGTSLTLKVRAFKANWTPSEIHTGNYTTTGAVTITLPVFTPNPGLYTSPQAVVINTTTIPAGATLRYTLDGSDPNESSPVYSNPIQVGNGQSVTIRVRAYAANWQPSQIHTGVFTVTGQVSIAEPVFTPPAGTYQTAQVVTLNTITTPAGATLRYTLDGTEPTSSSQIYTTAIQLALGSMTTIKVKAYLNNWLPSPTYTAIYNITGALNIAEPVFTPAAGIYQTAQSVVINTTTSPAGGTVRYTTDGSTPTASSPIYTTPIVVPLNTTTTVKAMAFLTGWAPSQVYTAVYTVTGQVQLPAQVFTPAAGTYQTAQSITLNTNTTPAGATLRYTLDGSVPTENSPAYTAPINLPLNSTTTISVKAFKANWTPSTTATATYVITGQVVFQTPIFTPPEGIYQTAQSIAVAATIPSDATIRYTMDGTEPTSSSSIYTGPINLPLNSTTTLKVKAFKTNWTASATQTATYTITGQASIQTPVFSPSPGTYQTAQSVSINNITIPTGAQIRYTLDGSEPTETSQIYTQPIQLAMNNSYEIRARAFAVHWVPSQTYVGYYTITGAVTIPDPVFTPAAGTYTSNIAVVLNTQTNPAGATLRYSLDGSEPTESSPAYTQPIELTAPANVTIKVKAYKNDWLPSQTYSAQYFLTGQMQLMPPYLSPAPGVFTETISVTSVGGTNPSGGTIRFTTDGSTPTESSPVFDEPVSIGLNSIDFTITIRAFKEGWIPSEPWTGVYSVTGHVQLPQVMFSPEPGTYQSAQSVTLAAATLPANATIRYTTDGTEPTENSAAYTAPITLPQNATSTLKARGFADGWIPSETQTAVYTITGTVSPPVFSPPGGTFGAPVFVVISSPTEDSEIRYTTDGSEPTAESALYTEPVIVPNFAQNMVISARAFKADWTPSPVASATYSIFSAPIDVRGFTYAGYIRVLWNLPDAGKGLDGFNVYRRKLTESGFTKINTSLVNTQVDGNYYYDDYSIEMEVSYEYYVTAVYGGTESPASASTVEYYQSQDLDISDASYAWPNPATDQTEIVVILNRNNNVTLTVSIYDFAGKKVQTITEPSQNSNQIRIPWNLKNISGAKVGRGTYFARVVANDGVNRSEHVIKIAVK